The genomic region GCCCCTGGTCACCCTCCCCCATCTACAGCGAGTGCCTCTCTGGTCGCTGGGTCAGGAGAGCTGGGCTGGAGGCTCTGGGACattaaaaagagaagagatgTCAAAACTGGGTTACTGAAAACCACGGTACACCTTCCACATTAGCCTTCAATGAACTAAAACGTTTAAGCTGTACACACGACACACAGCGCTTCAGTCCCAAGGGAACCACAGGAATGGAAGAGCTTCGTAGCACCTGGGTGTGGGCCGAGGGGCAGGCAGTATCCTGCTCTTCTCACCTGCACTCCTGTCCCCCTTCTTTCCAGGTCGAGAATACAGCTCTTCTCGAAGGTAAGCAGGCAGGCCCTGTTCCCCGGGCAGTCACTGTTGTCCTCTCATGGGAGGCCCCAGCCCTGGTTCCCCCATCCTCGCCCTGGCCCTCCTCCAGTCATAGGAgctgcccagggcctggcctcATGCTGCACGCAGCCAACTTCTGGGTCGCTGAAGCCCCAGTGGTCCcatgtgggtgggtgtgtgtgcacctgCCCACACGGCTGGGCTCCCTGCTTCCTGCCCAAACCCTCACAGGGCCTCTCTCCCCGCTCTCTCTCCAGACGGTCAAGGTCCAGATCCCGAAGCCCCCACTACCGACATTAGGCAGAAGTGTGGGCGGGCAGAGATGAGGTGGGGGGACAAGGGCTCAAGCTGTGATGCTGCTGGTTTTATCTCTAATAAAGTCACACGTTATTTAATTCCCTTCCCCTGGTCTGTTTCATCTGTGTGGTCAGTGCAGGGCCCCCAAACCCCAGTGCCCACCAACCGAGGCTGGCTGGGGAAGGTGCTTGGTGGCTTCAGGGAACAGGCGCCAGTGTGACCTGGTGGGGAGTCCCGCCCACATCTGGGGACTGGAGCATGGCTCCTTGGTAATCAGAACTGCTGCTCCTGCCACACTCAGGGCCTGGGTGCCATGTGGTGGGAAAAGGGCTGAGCACCCCGCCTGTGGAGAATGGGCCAGGACTTTGCCCAGGGGCCTCCAGTGACAGGTCCAGGCCTCTCCCCACCCTCGCCTCGGCCCCTGCCCTGGCCTCGCCCACACCAGGAACCGGGAGCACAGCTTTCTGTGCCAGTCCTGCGGTGCCCCGGGCACTGGGGGCCAGCCTCTCCCCTCACCCTGTCGTGCCAAACCGGTCTGTCCAGCTGTCCACCCCAAGGAGGGAAGCCTCCCGCCCCAGCTCAGACACCCCAAGAAAACCAGAGTCCAAACACGTGTAGCTACGTGCAGGCTTTACTCAGGGATTGCGGGGAAGGATAGGAGGTCACAAAAGTGGGTAACCATGGTGCCCTGGATGGCAGGGGGGCATTCCTTCTGCTCAGGCCTCCCCAGCCATCTCAGGGTGCTTCTGCCGCAGGTGCTTGTCCAGGGTGGCCCGCAGGCCGAAGGGCACGCAGCAGTGGGGGCACGCGAAGCGGGGCCCGCCAGGCCCCAGGCCGTGCATGCGGCGGTGGCGGTTGAGCTTGCTGCTCTGGGCACAAGCGTAGGAGCAGAGCTCGCAGGTGTAGGGCCGCTCGCCCGTGTGCGAGCGCCGGTGCACCGTCAGGTTGCTGCTGTTGGTGAAGTGCTTCCCGCAGAACTCGCAGCTGCCCCCAGGCCCCGGCCCCCGGTTCTTGCCCGCCGGCTTCAGCGTCTTCTTGGGTGATGTCTTCTGGTTCTTCTCCTGGTCCTTTCTCTGCTCCTTAGTGTCAGCGCCCCAGCCGTCCCCACCAGGGCCCACCTGAGCCCCGCCGCCAGGAGCCCCGGGTTCCTGGACCCCTGCCGTGGCGGCCGCCCCggccccctctcctcctctgcaCGGAAGGACACTGGCAGGGGCTGCGGCATGGGCGGCGGGCTCGGGAGGGGCAGTGGAGGCCTGCTCCTGGCCGGTGTCGGccaggcaggggctctggggctgCAGCTGCCGGTGGGTCTTCTTGTGGCGGTTGAGCTTGCTGCTCTGGGCGCAGGCGTAGGGACACTGGTCGCAGGCGTAGGGCCGCTCGCCCGTGTGCGAGCGCATGTGCACCTTGAGGTTGCTGAAGGAGCTGAGGGTCTTCTTACACACGGGGCAGGTGGGGCTCCGCCGGGTGGGCCCCATGGGCCCCACCCGGGAGCCCTTGACCTCGGCTTCGGGCCCCACCACTGACGACACGGCCGACACGGCCACGGCCACCTCAGCCAGGCCCAGCAGCGGGGCCTCCGGGGACTCAGGTTCCGTCTGGTAGATGGACAGTCCGTGGTCCCACTGGGCGTGGCGCAGCAGTTTCCAGGCTCCTGTGAACTGTCGGCCACAGCGGAGGCAGTTCAAGGCCTTCAGGTCCTCGTGTTCTGCAGAGGGGAGAAGGGCCAGGAAGCAGTGTGACTGGCAAGTCGGAGCAGTTGCAGTTCACAGCTGCCAGCTAGACACGAGGTGTGAGAGAGGCTCTGGTCCAGGGGCTGAGAGGTAGCAGAGGAGGCCAGGCTCCCCGCCCCCCAGGTGAAGCTGTGCAGAGAGCAGGGTGGAGAGATACGGAGCAAGGAAAATCCATGCAGTACATGAATCCCTGGGGATTCCCTCTGTGTTTGAAAAGTCTTCaagaaaaagttaaaagagaGGGATGGATAGAGGAGTGCTAGCTTATACTGGGGTCATGAAGGGCTGACCCAATTAGGCCTGCTGGGCACCTGCCACCCGCAGCTCCCTGTTAAAATTTTCCTTAGGAAAGactcattttccagatgggaaaactgaggcaaagagacctttccccaaggtcacacagttaggaAGGGGTAGAGCTGGGGTTTCAATCCAGAAATCCCGGGGAGTGGGAGAGAGGAAAATGTTTTTAGGAAAAATGATTGGTTTACTTGTAAAAACAGCTCTTGATAACTGGATGTCTCTGCCAGGCCCCAAATACTTGGGTCCCATCCAtgatccccttttcctgccttagAGACAAGAGTGCCAAGGTTTAAATGGGGAGAAGGCTTAGCAGTcaccaatgttttcttttaaCCCTCAGGTACTATTAGTAATGTATTTCCATATCCTTTTGCCTTTATGTTTGGGATGGGGGCGGCTTTCCCGATGCACAGATCAAGAGCACAGGTGGGGCCTGTCCTGACTTCCAGTTGGTTCCCCTGCcccctagctgtgtgaccttgggcaagaaatacacatctctgagcctcagtttcctcatttgctaGAATATGGGGATCCTAGGGGTCCTCTCCCTTTTAGACTTGCTGTGACCTCAGATGGAGAATAGCTGAGAGTTCTGGTCCATCGAGCCCTCTATAAGCAttaactgttgtttagtcactaagtctttgcgaccacatggactataacccactaggctcctctgtccctgggatttcccaggcaagaatactggagtgagtagccattcccctctccaagggatcttctggacctaggGATCAATCtaaccacatctcctgcttggcgggcggattctttatcactgagccacctgggaagcccatcggTGTCCACAATTCTCCCAAGCCCAAGCACCTACTGAGTGTTTTGTTCCCATGATCCCATCACAGCCCCAcccttgcccacagggtcagccTCCCTGCTGCAATCAAaatcccccctccccctctcacTTCAGGACCCTCTCCCTGGCCCAGCCCTGAATATAATTCCATTTCTCACAAATCCCAGGGGCACATGGCACAGGGGCTAGAAATCCAGAGCTGTGTATGAGCTTCATAATCGATGCTGACCAAAAGCTCAGCTCACCAGACGTCTAGTACCAAGTTAAGGGTTTTAATTCCTACCCACGGCCGGGAGCCCAGGTATCCAGACACCCAGGACCTGGCTGAAAACAGGGGCTTCCTAGCATGCAAGGCTGGGAGAGTCCATCAGGGAGGGAGGCCAGAAGCCCCTTCCCCAACTCCAAGCAAATGCCCAGCACCTCGATGAGAAGTGATAAATAAATGGAGGGGGGTGACAACACCCCCAGTCCAGCTGGCCtcggctcccctcccccaggccgcTGCCCTCCCCAGAGGTCCCCCCTACTGCCACACTGGTCCAGCCACCTGGCCAGTTATTTCTGGCCAAGGGGAAGGAGAAGTGAAACCAGATTGGGGGTGTGTGTATGGCAAATCCCCAGACCAGTCTTCTGGGGCTGGCCACACCCTGTGGGtggccctcctcccctgcccagccccgcccccacctcccccctcaCCACCACTAGTCTCGGCCCTAGGACAGGGCAGGCCCTGGCCACGCCTAGGCTGCACCCGGTGGGGAGCCAGAAAGGGGAAGTAGTGCTCACTGCCCCGCCTGTCCAGCTCAGCCCCTCTCCCACAGGAAGCCGGGCCCTTGAACTTGAGACCGGTGACTGCATCCCGGCTCTACTCACCTGAGCCCTGGCAGGGGCTGGGGCCTCTGAAGAGCTGACAGCCCAGCTTCTTGTGGTCCACGAAGGCAGTGATGGCCTCCAATGGGAAGGTCTGCAGGCAGCGGCCGCAGGTCAACAGATCTGGGTGTTTGTCGGTCCACGGCTGGCGGTCTGCAGGGAGGAAGCGGGTGGTGAGCGTGGGGTGGGGCCAGGATGGGGCCTGGGGGTTCCGAGGGAGAGGGGAAACCCGAAGGTCAAAAGGCAGGTTGGAGGCCAGGACCTGGCCAGGAAATTAAGGCAGGGGCCGGGAGTCGGGGGGGGGAGAGGGGCGGGGGTCCGTGCCCCGAGGAGGTCCCACccgagagagaagggagggaggttggCCCGGGGCTGGGGTAGGGGGCGCTCACCGTGAGGGCTCAGGGACAGCGGCGTCCACTGGTTGCGCAGGCCGAGGGCGTGGATGAGGCCGCCGATGGGTACGGGGCCGGCGCAGTGGCGGGGTTCGCTCTCGAACCGCTCCGGCGCGGGCACTTCCTTCGGGGTGAAGGGCCCTAACCCCGGGGCCTGCAGGGGCCGCGGGTCCGGCTCGGGCTTCACGTCGATGACGAGGTCTCGCATCTCCATCTCGTCGTCTGAGCTGGCGGCGGGCGCGGGTTCTATTCGGCGAGGCATGCAGCCGGCCTTGCGGCGGGACATGGGTCGCGGGCAGGCGGACTGGCGGGCGGAGGACACGCGAGGCGTGCGCGCTCAGACCGAGGCGCCCAGGTGAGTGACTGCGGCGACCCGCAGCGAACTCTTACACGTGCTGGCCCGGCCCGTGGCTCCGCCCACCGAGGCGGGGCCTGCCGGGGGAGGACTGCCCCACCCTCAGCCAAACTCAATCAGGACCGTGACCCCTGCGTTTGGCTGAACGATTGAATATAAAGATAACGAGTTCACACGACCAGGCACGGAAACAGCTATTCCTGACCCCGTTTCCGGGctggtggaaactgaggcacaaggtgCCCACTCACACCCCCAAGCGAGAAAATGGTAGGGGCCAAGTTTCTAGCTAGGCGCCTGATAGTAATCTGACCTATTCCACTGAATACATTACAATAAAAATTCCTTGGGCTAACAAGGGTTAagcgcctactgtgtgccaggtgctggaCTAAGCACTAAGATGCAGCAGGGTGGAAAAACAGACAataaccctggcctcctgcaggTTATTCGTTCAGAAAGACAGAGTCTCA from Bubalus bubalis isolate 160015118507 breed Murrah chromosome 18, NDDB_SH_1, whole genome shotgun sequence harbors:
- the ZNF296 gene encoding zinc finger protein 296, producing the protein MSRRKAGCMPRRIEPAPAASSDDEMEMRDLVIDVKPEPDPRPLQAPGLGPFTPKEVPAPERFESEPRHCAGPVPIGGLIHALGLRNQWTPLSLSPHDRQPWTDKHPDLLTCGRCLQTFPLEAITAFVDHKKLGCQLFRGPSPCQGSEHEDLKALNCLRCGRQFTGAWKLLRHAQWDHGLSIYQTEPESPEAPLLGLAEVAVAVSAVSSVVGPEAEVKGSRVGPMGPTRRSPTCPVCKKTLSSFSNLKVHMRSHTGERPYACDQCPYACAQSSKLNRHKKTHRQLQPQSPCLADTGQEQASTAPPEPAAHAAAPASVLPCRGGEGAGAAATAGVQEPGAPGGGAQVGPGGDGWGADTKEQRKDQEKNQKTSPKKTLKPAGKNRGPGPGGSCEFCGKHFTNSSNLTVHRRSHTGERPYTCELCSYACAQSSKLNRHRRMHGLGPGGPRFACPHCCVPFGLRATLDKHLRQKHPEMAGEA